The Oceanibaculum nanhaiense DNA segment AGAACAGATGCCAGCCGGTGACGTTCAGCAGGCTGGCCAGCAGCAGCGGCTTCAGGTCGGCCGGGTCGATGCGGATTTTCTGGTGTTTCGCCAGCGCGAAGGCCAGCAGCGAGAAACCGCCGACGAACAGGCAGATGGTGCGGAAGGTGAAAGGCGCGATGCCGGTCAGGGCCAGCTTCATGGCCGGCCAGTTCACGCCCCAGAACAGCGTCAGCAGCACCAGCAGCACAAAACCGCTCGCCGGCAGGGGAGATGCCGTCGGCGGGGCGGTGATAATCCGCGATTCTGTCAAGGGTAGGCTCCGGAAAGAGCAGCAGCTTCCTCAGCAATAGAAATGCTGGGCGCGCATGGCAAGACATTGGCGGCGCGCATCTGCCATGTCAGTCCAGCCTGGAAGCCAGATCAGGCGGCGATGTTGATCTGCGAGACGATGCCGTCAATGGCCTGTGCCGCCTGGGCATAGGCGCCGGCGGCGCGGCCGGCCTGCTGCACCGACTGGCCTTCGCCCGTACCAGCTGTGCCACCTTCCGTTGCCGCTTGCTGTTCCTCGGCGCGCTGTTCGCGCAGCTCTGCCTGGGCTTTCAGCCGGGTCTGGTCGGCCTGGGCGGCGACGGCACGGTCCTGGGGGGATGGCTCGGCAGGCGCCAGGGCGGCGCGCTTCACCACCTCCATCTTCTGGATGGTTGCCTCCGGATCGCCAGAGACCGGTGAGACGTCGATCGAGACCTCGCCGCCAATGGCGTAGCGGTTGCCATCCGGGCCGTTTTCGTACTCATAGGATGGGGAGCTTGCATAGGCGCCGCCGGCGGCAGCATGTGCCTGCTCGTGTGCGCGTACCTTGCGGTCGGTCTGCTTCAGCTCATCGACCTGCGCCCGCTCCTCTTCGGTGAGGCCAGACGGGTCGGTGGATTCCTCTTCCCCCTCCTGTTCCGCATTGCTTGCGTTGGTGAAGGTCTGGAGGTCAATCAACCGGCCATTGCCGGCCTGAGCGGCCTGGTCTTGCGAGGCGGTGGTGGATGCCGTGTTGTCGGTCGGCGTCTGCGGCGCTGGCACTTTCGCTTCCGGCGCTGAGACGACAGAAAGCGCCCTGGACGAAATTGTCGCCCCGGGCGCTGTGTAGCTGGTCGTTCCGGCAAGTGTCGCAATCATTGCGATCACAGTCTCTTTCCGCCGCTCGTTGGCGGAAAAGAATATGCTTGTGAAGGCGGCCTGTCAAAAAGGCCGGCCGCCTTCTCCGTAGTCCTAGACGCTGATGTCCAGCGTGGTGCCACGGCCGGACTCCGCCGGAGCGGCTGGCTGCTGTCCGCCCTGCTGGCCGGCACCGCGGGCAGTCTCGCCGGCGGCCTGAAGATTGGCGGCACCCCCCTGGGCGGGAACCTGCTGCTGCTGTTCGGGGCGCATGCCCGTAATGGCGAGCGACTGGACGCCGGCGGCGCTTCCTACATTCATAGCGATTCCCTCGTTTGATTGGCGTTTGATTGGTGGCGATGAGAGGGAATATAGGGCGATATTCCTAACAAAGAATGAACGGCCAGCAGGGCGCGGCAATGGCGGGTTTATTGTCGTGCTGTCCTGACTGGATTAAAACTGTCTGGAACGATTGCATTCTGCGTGGCGTTATCCCAACCGTTGCGCAGCTTTCATTTCCGTCTCGCACCCAGCAAGGAGCACAAGCCAGATGTCGAGCGAAAACCTTCACGCCCCGCGCGAACGTCTCAGCAAGGAAACCCTGACGATGCATCATGCCATCGTTTCGGTGATTGAAGAGCTGGAGGCGGTCGACTGGTACCGCCAGCGCGCCGATGATTGCGAGGATGAGAGCCTGAAGGAAATCCTGCTGCACAATATGCGCGAGGAGATCGAGCACGCCTGTATGGCGCTGGAATGGCTGCGCCGCAACAATGAGCACTTCGCGAAATATATGGACGAATTCCTCTACAAGAAGGGTGAGATCAACGAGCATTGATCGCCCGCGGCGCCATCTGTTCAGAATTTATTCGGCGCGCATAGTGAACAAATTCGTCATCCTGTAATAAAACCGCAAACCCTCGTGACTATAGTCCTCTCGGATTTTGGATATCCGCAAGGATTGTAGCAAACGGGGGTTTTGCATGTCTCTTTTCCGTAAAATGGTACTGGCAATGTCGCTGGGCGTGCTCGTTGCAGGCTGCGCCACTGCCGACTCGCACAAGATGTCGTCGCCTTACGACAAGCCGGGCTTCACCACGATGGTGGAGGATGGCCGTCTCTGGGTGTTCAAGACCGGCTCCAAGGAGCTGGCGGATTTCCAGAAGAAG contains these protein-coding regions:
- a CDS encoding ferritin family protein, which translates into the protein MSSENLHAPRERLSKETLTMHHAIVSVIEELEAVDWYRQRADDCEDESLKEILLHNMREEIEHACMALEWLRRNNEHFAKYMDEFLYKKGEINEH
- a CDS encoding putative metalloprotease CJM1_0395 family protein, which codes for MPAPQTPTDNTASTTASQDQAAQAGNGRLIDLQTFTNASNAEQEGEEESTDPSGLTEEERAQVDELKQTDRKVRAHEQAHAAAGGAYASSPSYEYENGPDGNRYAIGGEVSIDVSPVSGDPEATIQKMEVVKRAALAPAEPSPQDRAVAAQADQTRLKAQAELREQRAEEQQAATEGGTAGTGEGQSVQQAGRAAGAYAQAAQAIDGIVSQINIAA